A genomic window from Melanotaenia boesemani isolate fMelBoe1 chromosome 15, fMelBoe1.pri, whole genome shotgun sequence includes:
- the LOC121653886 gene encoding serine rich and transmembrane domain containing 1, with amino-acid sequence MSGMDVLLVDHNETGITPIDNGTFLLFSPTSASTSAAASSPGRQGNVYVYVWLFLGLLVFLLTLLIISLHRLKNIISSSSSVPDCSSEGGSSFTNMEICSISSQRSTISALST; translated from the coding sequence ATGTCAGGGATGGATGTTCTGCTGGTGGACCATAATGAGACTGGAATCACTCCAATAGACAATGGGACTTTCCTCCTTTTCTCCCCGACTTCTGCATCCACATCGGCAGCGGCCTCATCTCCGGGACGACAGGGCAATGTTTACGTCTACGTGTGGCTCTTCCTCGGCCTTCTGGTGTTCCTGCTGACGCTGCTCATCATTTCCCTCCACAGGCTGAAGAacatcatctcctcctcctcctccgtccCTGACTGCAGCAGCGAGGGAGGAAGCTCCTTCACAAACATGGAAATCTGTAGCATCTCGTCTCAGAGGTCCACCATCTCCGCACTCTCCACCTGA